The nucleotide window AATCGTGGCTTGGGAGCGGCTGGCGGAGACATGCAATACCTACCTGCATAAAGGCTCCAAAGTCTTTATCGAAGGGCGTATGCAGTCGCGCAAATATACCGATAAGAACGGAGTGGACCGGACCGTCTGGGATGTGGTTGCCAGTGATATGCAGATGCTTGATCCCAAAGAGGGCGCTCCTGCGCGCGCTGGCGGCGAGAGCGGGTATGGGGATGCGGGCGATCAATCGCCTGAAGATATTCCGTTCTAAAGACCACGTTTTGGCTTCGTGAAACGTCTTTCTTAGCGATGAAATCTGCTGAACGGAGGCAGGCATACACCAGAAGCGGTCGCTGGCCGAGCCAGCGTTACTGGCGTGCCTGTTTCCCGTTCAGCCTTGTAGAATCATGTTGTGCCGACAAGTTCTTTCTCCCTTCTTGTCGGCAAACCCACACACAAGAGGAGTACAGACATGCAAAGGTCTGAGGGCGGCGGGCCGCGTGGTGGACGGGGCGGCGGACGCGACTATCGTTCACGGAGAAAGGTCTGCGCATTTTGCGTGGATCGGGTGCGTGAGATTGACTACAAAGACGCGCCTCGCTTGCGCCGCTACATTTCTGATCGCGGCAAGATTGAGCCACGTCGCAAGACAGGTACGTGCGCGAAGCACCAGCGCCGCCTGAGTGTTGCGCTCAAACGCGCGCGGCATATGGCGCTCTTGCCCTATACGGCGGAACATATCCGAGGCGCGTAACGCATCAAGCCGGGCGAGCGTTGGATAGCTGAAAGCGCCCGCCCGGCGCGGGCGCTCGTATGCGGGCCGCTCTAGCCACGCGAACAGGGGAAACTTCGCAACCATGAGTAATCAGACGCTACCGAAATCATCGAAGAAGTCAAAGGAAGCGCCAACTGGAAAGACGCGCGAGGCGCGTCAGGCCAGGGGACGCCTCTATCGCCGTCAGACGGCGCGGGTGGAAGAGCGCCGCGATGGCAAGCCGCTGGTATTTGGCTGGGGCAAGCACCTTTCGCGCCGCCAGAAGACAAAAATCCAGGCGCGCGCGTTCTGGACGTTTGCGATTGTGGTGATTCTCGCGGTTGTGGGGGTGCTTGGCTATTCATTCTATTACGTGAATTACGCTGTTCCTGCTCAACCGATTGTCACCGTGAACGGGCAGAAGATTCCACAGAGCCTCTTCCGCAAACTCAATTTTTATCTTGCGCAAGATTTTTCCAACCAGCTTGCATCTGTTCAACAGCAATTGACCGCTGCGCAGCAAAAAGCGAATTCAACCGATCCGAAAACCCAGGCGGAAGGGACACAGGAAGTCAGCGACCTGACTACCCAGCAGCAAAACCTGCAACAGCAGTATAGTATTCCCACGGTAAGCGCCAGGTCAGAGGAAGACCTGGTTGACGATATTCTGATTCAGGCGCAGATTCCTCAGCTTGAGGCGCGTGGGGTTCCGAAGTCTACGCTGGAGGCCAGCGACAAGGAGATCAACGCCAAATTAGACGCTTTCAAGAAAGCCTTCCCGCCGACAGTGGCTTATAGCACGTTCTTGAGCAAAGCCAAGATGTCGGAAGATGAGTTCCGCCAGATTCTGGCGATTCTCGTCCGACGTGACAATATGGATAAGTACCAGCAAAGCCTGATCGGCCCGACGGCCTTGCAGGTCCATAGCTGGGACATGCAGGCCAACAGCCAGCAGGAAGCGGATAAGTTTTTGACCCAGTTGAGGAGCGCCAGTGCGGCGGACCTGCCAGCAGCGTTTGAGAAGCTGGCGAGACGCAGCTCGCGCGATCCGAATACAAAGGCCAGGGGTGGCGATATGGGCTGGGTGATCTCTGGCGATCCAGACGCCGCCGGTGGATCAGCCGCTGTATCCTGGCTTTTTGATCCAGCCCGCAAAGCAGGCGACTTAAGCCCGGCGATCAAAATTGTCGAGGGCCAGTTTAACATTTACTATATCACCGCGATTGACCCACATCGGCCCATCGGCGCTGCCAAGCAAGCATCGTTGAAGTCAACCGCGCTCGATAATTGGGTTCGGCTCATCAAGGCTTTGCCGCAGACGCAGATCGGCACGATAGATTCAGCCAAGACGCTTGACCCGAATAACTTCCCGGCGGACCTGCCTGCCGGCCCGCCCGCAAATCAGCCTGGCGCTCCGGTACCCCCCATCGGGCCGTAGTTACAGCAGCGTTGAAGCTAGCTTCTGACAGGATAAGCAGCGCGCAGGGCTGCTGCATCTGAGCCACCAGGGCCATGCAGCAGCCCGGTTCTTCATCAGGAACAAGAAGTAGAGAAGCATCACCCGCTATGCCGGACAAGACTGGAAAAAGCTGTGATAGCAACACAACAGCCAGCGCGCGTGTCAGCAGCCGTTGAAGAGGAACTTTCGCTGCTGGGGACGCTTTCGCTCTATCTGCATATCCCTTTCTGCCATGCCAAGTGCCATTATTGCGATTTTAACTCCTATGCCGGGCAGCTTCGCTGGCGCGAGCCATATGTAGAGGCGCTGCTGCGCGAGATAGCCTGGGCTGGCGAACTGGCGCGCGGCTCCGGGGCGGCTGGCAGGCCAGTGGATCAACCCTGGCCCTGTCGGACGATCTTTTTTGGCGGCGGAACACCCAGCCTGCTGACCGCAGAGCAGGTAGCACAGACGCTGGGGGCAGCCCGGCAGGCGTTTGTGGTGCAGACGGATGCGGAGATTACGCTGGAGGCGAATCCTGGGACGCTGGAGGAGCCGTATCTGCTGGCGCTGCGCGCTGCGGGGGTGAACCGGCTCAGCATGGGCGCGCAGAGCTTTGACGCCGGGCTGCTGCGCTGGATGGGCCGCATTCATGGCCCCGAAGAGATTGAGCGCGCGTTTTCGCTGGCGCGGCGGGCCGGATTTGACAATATCAACCTGGACTTTATTTTTGGGCTGCCTGACCAGTCTCTGGAGCAGTGGGAAACTACGCTCGCGCGCGCATTGGCGCTGGCTCCCGATCACCTTTCGCTCTATGCGCTGATTGTGGAAGAGGGGACGCCGCTGCATCGCTGGGTAGATCAGGGGCGCGTGCGCCCGGCGGATGAGGATGTGACGGCAGAGATGTATCTGCTGGCACAGCGGAGGCTGGCCGAGGCTGGATATAGGCAATACGAAATCTCGAACTGGGCCAGGCCCGGCAAGGCATGCCAGCACAACCTGACCTACTGGCGCAACCTGCCCTATCTAGGCGTTGGCGCGGGCGCGCATTCGTCTTTTGCTGGACGGCGCTTTTCCACCGCATTGAAGGTATCTGAGTATATCCAGCGGATACAAAGCGATGGGCAGGCCGTTGTAGGGTCGGAGGAGATCAGCCCGGACCTGGAGATGGCCGAGACGGCTATGCTGGCGCTGCGCCTGAACGTCGGCCTCTCAGAGCACCTCTTCGAGCGGCGCTTTGGGGCGCGCTTTGAGGAGGTCTTTGGGGCGCGCCTGGCGCCGGTTGAGGCTGCGGGGCTGCTGGAACGTGCGGATGGGATGGTGCGCCTGAGCGAACAGGGACGCTTGCTTGGGAATGAGGTCTTTCTCCGGCTGCTGCCAGAGTGAGGAAGAAGGGCATAGCCGCAGATGCCCTTCCCACACTTCATCAAGGGTGAACTGCGCGCTGATGTGAACAAGAGCGGCTCTTAGTCTTCATTCAGGCGACCCTGCTCTGTCAGCCAGCGCGCGAATTCCAGCCGACGCTCGTCAATGACACGCTCGAAATATTCACCGTGAAGCCGAAATCGTTGGCGAAGAGCCTCAAGGCGCTCGGCCTCTTTGCGGCTAAAGATGCGTAACGATGTAGACGGCGTGTTGCCGGGTGTAGGGCTATCGTGGGTCGCCATAGAGTCCTCCTGAAAGATCAAATCAGGCCGACCCAATTGGGCTGAATACCGGGCCGACGTGAGATTTAGCTGTTTTTCTTTACCAGACTTTATTGCATGGGGCATGCCAGAAACGCGCTGGGAAGCAGCGCATGCTGATTTTTCGGGTGTGTTGGCATGGTTTGCTTTGCTTACCAAGGGCGAGCGCGAAAGCCCCTGCTTTTAAGCATGGGGATGAAGCGCCGCCCGTTCGCGTATTGACATGCACCGCAATATGTGGTACACTTTCCACATGAAAAAACGTTCAACAAGTCTGCGTCTCTCTGAAGAAGCGTTGCATCTCCTGGCTGCGATGGCTGATATGGATAGTATTTCGCGCACAGCCATGCTGGAGATTGCCATTCGGGAAGCCGCCCGCAAGCGGGGGATGAATGCTGATCGCCGAGTACAAGTTGCGGGTCAACCAGAGCCGGCAAGCCGCGATTGACGAAGCCATCCGCACGACGCAGTTTGTGCGCAACAAGGCGCTGCGCCTCTGGATGGATGGGCGCGGTATAGGCCAGTATGACTTGCAGGCCCTCTGCGCGCAGCTTGCCCAAGCGTATCCCTTTGCCGCCCGGCTCAATTCGATGGCGCGCCAGGCCGCTGCTGATCGCGCCTGGCAAGCCATTGCCCGCTTCTATGCTAACTGCCGGGAAAAGAAGCCAGGACGGAAAGGCTACCCGAAGTTTCAGCACGACAACCGTTCTGTGGAGTATAAGACTTCGGGTTGGAAGCTGGAACCGGACGGCAAGCGGCTCACCTTCACTGATGGACACGGCATCGGCACCGTCAGGCTCATTGGCACGCGCTCCATTGAAACGTTCCCCATCGCTCGGATCAAGCGCGTGCGCCTCCTCAAGCGGGCGGATGGCTACTACGTGCAGTTTGTCGTCCAGGCAGATCGGCAGATAGACCACCAGCCAACAGGCAAGCAGGTTGGCATTGATGTAGGGTTGAAAGCCTTCTATACCGACTCGGACGGCAACACGGTTGCCAACCCGCGCTATTTGCGCAAGGCAGAAACGAAACTGAAGCGTCTGCATCGTTGCCTCGACCGCAAACCCAAAGGCAGCAAGAACCGGAAAAAGGCCATCAAACGCTTGGGATGCGGCTATTTGAGAGTCAGCAGGCAGCGTAAAGACTTCGCGGCCAAGACCGCCAGTGCGCTCGTCTCGTCTCACGACCTGATTGCCTACGAAGACTTGAAAATAGCCAGTCTGGTCAAGAATCACCATCTGGC belongs to Ktedonobacterales bacterium and includes:
- the ssb gene encoding single-stranded DNA-binding protein produces the protein MINRIFLIGNLGRDPEMSYTPSGKAVTKFTLAVNRVQRNRETGETQKETDWFSIVAWERLAETCNTYLHKGSKVFIEGRMQSRKYTDKNGVDRTVWDVVASDMQMLDPKEGAPARAGGESGYGDAGDQSPEDIPF
- the rpsR gene encoding 30S ribosomal protein S18, encoding MQRSEGGGPRGGRGGGRDYRSRRKVCAFCVDRVREIDYKDAPRLRRYISDRGKIEPRRKTGTCAKHQRRLSVALKRARHMALLPYTAEHIRGA
- a CDS encoding peptidylprolyl isomerase gives rise to the protein MSNQTLPKSSKKSKEAPTGKTREARQARGRLYRRQTARVEERRDGKPLVFGWGKHLSRRQKTKIQARAFWTFAIVVILAVVGVLGYSFYYVNYAVPAQPIVTVNGQKIPQSLFRKLNFYLAQDFSNQLASVQQQLTAAQQKANSTDPKTQAEGTQEVSDLTTQQQNLQQQYSIPTVSARSEEDLVDDILIQAQIPQLEARGVPKSTLEASDKEINAKLDAFKKAFPPTVAYSTFLSKAKMSEDEFRQILAILVRRDNMDKYQQSLIGPTALQVHSWDMQANSQQEADKFLTQLRSASAADLPAAFEKLARRSSRDPNTKARGGDMGWVISGDPDAAGGSAAVSWLFDPARKAGDLSPAIKIVEGQFNIYYITAIDPHRPIGAAKQASLKSTALDNWVRLIKALPQTQIGTIDSAKTLDPNNFPADLPAGPPANQPGAPVPPIGP
- the hemW gene encoding radical SAM family heme chaperone HemW, with the translated sequence MIATQQPARVSAAVEEELSLLGTLSLYLHIPFCHAKCHYCDFNSYAGQLRWREPYVEALLREIAWAGELARGSGAAGRPVDQPWPCRTIFFGGGTPSLLTAEQVAQTLGAARQAFVVQTDAEITLEANPGTLEEPYLLALRAAGVNRLSMGAQSFDAGLLRWMGRIHGPEEIERAFSLARRAGFDNINLDFIFGLPDQSLEQWETTLARALALAPDHLSLYALIVEEGTPLHRWVDQGRVRPADEDVTAEMYLLAQRRLAEAGYRQYEISNWARPGKACQHNLTYWRNLPYLGVGAGAHSSFAGRRFSTALKVSEYIQRIQSDGQAVVGSEEISPDLEMAETAMLALRLNVGLSEHLFERRFGARFEEVFGARLAPVEAAGLLERADGMVRLSEQGRLLGNEVFLRLLPE
- a CDS encoding transposase; the protein is MLIAEYKLRVNQSRQAAIDEAIRTTQFVRNKALRLWMDGRGIGQYDLQALCAQLAQAYPFAARLNSMARQAAADRAWQAIARFYANCREKKPGRKGYPKFQHDNRSVEYKTSGWKLEPDGKRLTFTDGHGIGTVRLIGTRSIETFPIARIKRVRLLKRADGYYVQFVVQADRQIDHQPTGKQVGIDVGLKAFYTDSDGNTVANPRYLRKAETKLKRLHRCLDRKPKGSKNRKKAIKRLGCGYLRVSRQRKDFAAKTASALVSSHDLIAYEDLKIASLVKNHHLAKSIADASWGLLLGWVRSYGGLHGIPIVAVSPRFTTQDCSGCGFRVKKTLSMRTHVCPACGLVLDRDHNAALNILELALNRTAGQAGTGSASAERNASGQQTSSRVKRLASVASAG